The proteins below come from a single Lates calcarifer isolate ASB-BC8 linkage group LG11, TLL_Latcal_v3, whole genome shotgun sequence genomic window:
- the LOC108892186 gene encoding WASH complex subunit 3 isoform X2, producing the protein MEASWFLVALSATVVISIVLLAVVCLDCWKKGPESVIRERNASDEYIPPNQFRVIHPSQPTSELNSSRSAPHLLSPSRIMSSSDPGTQRRQRSFTPTETESNPSYENPPEDPPYVNPDPNHPDSDVEDPGYIIVIPDNEALAPSLAQSRASSPSSDDQHDYENINKEMEQKGKRNVEQDDEQDDEQDDEQDYLNVPQRSSLTPPGSFVQSDTDDTDNDDDYEASYVNQPPMIHSLN; encoded by the exons ATGGAGGCCTCCTGGTTTCTCGTGGCTCTGTCGGCCACCGTCGTCATCTCCATCGTCCTCCTGGCCGTCGTCTGTCTGGACTGCTGGAAGAAAGGCCCAGAGT ccGTCATCAGGGAAAGAAACGCTTCTGACGAATACATACC ACCCAATCAATTCAGAGTCATCCATCCAT CGCAGCCAACCAGTGAACTGAACTCCTCCCGCTCTGCTCCTCACCTGCTGTCACCATCGAGAATCAT GTCATCTTCAGATCCTGGAACTCAGCGGAGACAACGATCCTTCACCCCAACAGAAACCG AGAGTAATCCAAGTTATGAGAATCCACCCGAAG ATCCTCCATATGTGAACCCAGACCCTAACCATCCTGACAGTGATGTAGAAGATCCTGGATACAT CATCGTGATACCCGACAATGAGGCTCTTGCTCCATCTCTTGCTCAGAGCCGAGCCTCATCACCCAGTTCAG aTGATCAACACGATTATGAGAACATAAATAAAG AGATGGAACAAAAAGGGAAACGAAACGTGGAACAAGACGATGAACAAGATGATGAACAAGACGATGAACAAGACTATCTGAATGTTCCACAGAGAAGTTCCCTAA CACCTCCAGGGTCGTTTGTTCAAAGCGACACAGATGATACCGACAACGACGATGATTACGAGGCGAGTTACGTCAACCAGCCACCG ATGATTCACAGCCTCAACTGA
- the LOC108892186 gene encoding nucleolin isoform X3, giving the protein MEASWFLVALSATVVISIVLLAVVCLDCWKKGPESVIRERNASDEYIPPNQFRVIHPSQPTSELNSSRSAPHLLSPSRIMSSSDPGTQRRQRSFTPTETDPPYVNPDPNHPDSDVEDPGYIIVIPDNEALAPSLAQSRASSPSSDDQHDYENINKEMEQKGKRNVEQDDEQDDEQDDEQDYLNVPQRSSLTAPPGSFVQSDTDDTDNDDDYEASYVNQPPMIHSLN; this is encoded by the exons ATGGAGGCCTCCTGGTTTCTCGTGGCTCTGTCGGCCACCGTCGTCATCTCCATCGTCCTCCTGGCCGTCGTCTGTCTGGACTGCTGGAAGAAAGGCCCAGAGT ccGTCATCAGGGAAAGAAACGCTTCTGACGAATACATACC ACCCAATCAATTCAGAGTCATCCATCCAT CGCAGCCAACCAGTGAACTGAACTCCTCCCGCTCTGCTCCTCACCTGCTGTCACCATCGAGAATCAT GTCATCTTCAGATCCTGGAACTCAGCGGAGACAACGATCCTTCACCCCAACAGAAACCG ATCCTCCATATGTGAACCCAGACCCTAACCATCCTGACAGTGATGTAGAAGATCCTGGATACAT CATCGTGATACCCGACAATGAGGCTCTTGCTCCATCTCTTGCTCAGAGCCGAGCCTCATCACCCAGTTCAG aTGATCAACACGATTATGAGAACATAAATAAAG AGATGGAACAAAAAGGGAAACGAAACGTGGAACAAGACGATGAACAAGATGATGAACAAGACGATGAACAAGACTATCTGAATGTTCCACAGAGAAGTTCCCTAA CAGCACCTCCAGGGTCGTTTGTTCAAAGCGACACAGATGATACCGACAACGACGATGATTACGAGGCGAGTTACGTCAACCAGCCACCG ATGATTCACAGCCTCAACTGA
- the LOC108892186 gene encoding WASH complex subunit 3 isoform X1 — protein MEASWFLVALSATVVISIVLLAVVCLDCWKKGPESVIRERNASDEYIPPNQFRVIHPSQPTSELNSSRSAPHLLSPSRIMSSSDPGTQRRQRSFTPTETESNPSYENPPEDPPYVNPDPNHPDSDVEDPGYIIVIPDNEALAPSLAQSRASSPSSDDQHDYENINKEMEQKGKRNVEQDDEQDDEQDDEQDYLNVPQRSSLTAPPGSFVQSDTDDTDNDDDYEASYVNQPPMIHSLN, from the exons ATGGAGGCCTCCTGGTTTCTCGTGGCTCTGTCGGCCACCGTCGTCATCTCCATCGTCCTCCTGGCCGTCGTCTGTCTGGACTGCTGGAAGAAAGGCCCAGAGT ccGTCATCAGGGAAAGAAACGCTTCTGACGAATACATACC ACCCAATCAATTCAGAGTCATCCATCCAT CGCAGCCAACCAGTGAACTGAACTCCTCCCGCTCTGCTCCTCACCTGCTGTCACCATCGAGAATCAT GTCATCTTCAGATCCTGGAACTCAGCGGAGACAACGATCCTTCACCCCAACAGAAACCG AGAGTAATCCAAGTTATGAGAATCCACCCGAAG ATCCTCCATATGTGAACCCAGACCCTAACCATCCTGACAGTGATGTAGAAGATCCTGGATACAT CATCGTGATACCCGACAATGAGGCTCTTGCTCCATCTCTTGCTCAGAGCCGAGCCTCATCACCCAGTTCAG aTGATCAACACGATTATGAGAACATAAATAAAG AGATGGAACAAAAAGGGAAACGAAACGTGGAACAAGACGATGAACAAGATGATGAACAAGACGATGAACAAGACTATCTGAATGTTCCACAGAGAAGTTCCCTAA CAGCACCTCCAGGGTCGTTTGTTCAAAGCGACACAGATGATACCGACAACGACGATGATTACGAGGCGAGTTACGTCAACCAGCCACCG ATGATTCACAGCCTCAACTGA